The Thermus albus genomic sequence CCATGCCGGACAAGATGGCCGAGCTGCGCCGGGCCTTGGGCCTGAAGGAGGAGGTGAGCCTTAAGGAGGCGGAGCGCTGGGGCCTGGCGGAACCCCTTCCCCTTCCTCAGGAGGCGGGGGTTCTCTTTCCCAAGGAACTCCCAAGGGGGGAGGCCAGGGGAGGCAAAATGGAGGGCACGAAGGAGGATCGCTTCATTGGCATGGAGGATTTCGCCAAGGTGGAGCTTAGGGTGGCCCAGGTGGTGGCGGCGGAAAAGCACCCCAACGCCGATAAACTCCTGGTGCTTAGGCTCTCCCTGGGGAGCGAGGAGCGCACCGTGGTTTCCGGCATCGCCCAGTGGTACCGCCCCGAGGACCTGGTGGGGAAAAAGGTGGTGGTGGTGGCCAACCTCAAGCCTGCCAGGTTCCGGGGCGTGGAGAGCCAGGGGATGATCCTTGCGGCATCCGAGGGGGATAGGCTGGCCCTGGTCACGGTGGAGGGGGAGATTCCCCCAGGGGCGTTGGTGAAATAGCCCTTGGCGCAAGAGGGGTGGAGATGGTGGGGCTCCACCTTGGCCTGTCAGGGTGGGGTGGTCTAGGGGGGCCGGGGAAAACCCGGCCCCTTGGCCTTTCCCGGCTAGCGGGTGGCGTTCAGCTCCTCCAGGGCCCGCTTGAGGATGGCGTCTTCCTCCAGGTTCAAAACCGCCTGCCCCCGCTCCTCGGGCAAGGGCCGCTGGCGCTGGGGCTCGGCGTAGGTGAACTTCCCCTCGGCATCGGCCTTGACCTTCACCGTCTTCCCGTTTAGGGTCACGGTGACCTCAGCCCCAGGAGGTGCCCCGGCTCCTTGCAAGGAGAAGGGGGTGGGGAAACGGGTGTCCTTGACCTCTATGTCGGGCTTCAGCCCCTCCTTGTTAATGGCCCGGCGCTTAGGGGTGAGCCATTCAAAGGTGACCAGGGTGAGCTCGCCGCCATTGGCCAAGGTGTAGGGCGTTTGGCCTACTCCTTTGCCGAAGGTCTTCTCCCCGATGACCTTGGCCCGGCCGTAGTCCTGGAGGGCCCCGGCCACGATCTCGCTGGCGGAAGCCGAGTTCCCGTTCACCAGGACCACCATGGGCCCATCCCAAAGGGGCTTCCCCGAGGCCTCGCACCAGACCCGGGTGAGGTTCTTGGTCCGGGTGTAGACGATGGGGCCTTCCTTCAAGAAGGCGCTGGCCACCGCACACCCCTGGTCCAGGAGGCCGCCCCCGTTATCCCGGAGGTCAAAGATGAGCTTCCTGATGCCCTGGGCCTTGAGCCCGTCTATGGCCTTCTTAAGCTGGTCCTCCACCTTGAAGTTGCCGAAGGTCTCCAGGGCCACATAGCCCACGTCCCCGATCCTGCCCGTGGAAACCGAGATGATCTCCACCTTTTCCCGGATGAGCTCAAAAACCAGGGGGGCGGGGGTCCCTTCCCGGCGCACCTTGATGGTGACCTTGGTTCCCTCCCGGCCCCGGATCCGGGCCACCACCTCCAAAAGGGGAAGACCCGTGACGTCCTCTCCGTCCACCTCGAGGATCACATCCCCGGCCCGCATCCCCGCCCGCTGGGCAGGCAGGCCCTTCATCACCCCTTCAATCTTGGCCCCGGTGCCGTCGGGATTGGCGGGGGAGAGGGTGGCCCCTATGCCGAAGAACTCGCCCCTTAGATCCTCCTGGCGGACGCTGGCCCGCTGGGGGGGAGAGTAGCTGGTAAAGGGGTCCTTAAGGGCGGAGACCATGCCCCCGATGGCCCCTTCAAGGAGGGCGTTGAGCTTATCGCGGGGGAGGTTTTCCAGGTAGTCCTGTTGGATCCTTTGGTAGACCTCCAACAGGGCCTGGCCGTTGGGGTTTTGCAGGAGGTTTTCCGCCTGAGGCCTTGGAAGCTGAGCGTATACCAGGGCCAGGACCACCCCGAGCCCTGCAATGAACCACGCGCGTTTTTTCATCTCTTCCCTCACCTAAGCTCCACTATAACGCCCCACCATGAGAAACAACCGTGGCCTGTCTTCCGTATAGTAAGGGCATGATCGCCTTCCACCGGGTGGGCCTGGAATACCCCCGCACGGGGACCAAGGCGCTTTACAACGTGAGCCTCGAGGTCAAGAAGGGGGAGTTCGTCTACGTGGTGGGCCACTCGGGGGCGGGGAAGTCCACCTTGCTTTCCCTGATCCTGCGCCGGCTCCTTCCCACCCAAGGAACGGTGTACTTTGGCGGACAGAACCTGAAGCTTCTCAAAGGGGACCAGGTGGCCCTTCACCGCCGCCGGATCGGCATGGTTTTCCAGGACCACCGCCTCCTTTCCGACATGACGGTGGAGGAGAACCTGGCCTTTGTGCTTAGGGTGCAAGGGGTTCCTCCTAAGGAGTGGGGGGAGCGCATCGCCACGGCCCTGCGACGGGTGGGGCTTTCCCACAAGAAAAGGGCCTTTCCCGAGGAGCTTTCCGTGGGCGAGGCCCAGCGGGTGGCCATCGCCCGGGCCTTGCTCCTGGACCCCCCGGTGATCCTGGCGGACGAGCCCACGGGGAACCTGGACCTGGAAAACGCCCTGCAGGTACTGGATATCCTTAAGGCCGCCCACGGACGGGGGGCCACGGTGCTGGTGGCCACCCATAGCCGCGAGCTCTTGGAGGCCTACCCGGCCCGGGTGGTGGTGTTGAAGGCGGGCCAGGTGGTGCGGGACGAACGTCCTGGGGAAGGTGGTAGCATAAGGGTAAGGGAAAGCCCTGACCGGGGCGGAAAGGAGGGTGTATGAACGTCTACAAACTCATCGGTCGCAACCTGGAGATCACCGACGCCATTCGGGACTACGTGGAAAGGAAGCTTTCCCGCCTGGACCGCTACCAGAATGGGGAGCTCATGGCCAAGGTGGTTCTTTCCTTGGCGGGCAGCAACCACGTGGCCCGCAAGGCCAAGGCCGAGGTGCAGGTGGACCTCCCCGGGGGGCTCGTCAGGGTGGAGGAGGAGGACCCTGACCTTTATGCAGCCATCGACCGCATGGTGGACCGGCTGGAAACCCAACTGAAGCGCTACAAGGAGCGGCGTTTCGTGGGCAAGCGGCACACCTACCAGGGGCCGCCACCTCCCGAGGTACGGGACCTCGAGGCCCTGCGCAAGCCCGAGGAGGAGGAAGGTCCTAAGATCGTGCGGGTCAAGCGCTTTGAGATGAAGCCCATGGACCCCGAGGAGGCCGCCTTCCAGATGGAGGCCTTGGGGCACGACTTCTTCGTGTTCCGTAACGCCAAGACCGACGAGATCAACGTCATCTACCGCCGCAAGGACGGCAACTACGGGCTTATTGAGCCCGCATAGCCAAGGTCTTCAGTAGTAGGCGGAGGGATCCACGAAGCGGGTCTCTCCGCCTAGGCGTACCGCCACCCTGAACTCCACTTCCTCCGGGCGGATGAGGAGGCCACCTCCCGTGTAGCCCAGAAGCTGTCCCTTTTGCACCCTCTGGCCTTCCTGCACCAAGGGTTCTTGCAGGTTGGTGTAGACGGTGGAAAGGGTTTCCGTGTGCACCAGCATCACCGTGTAGCCCAGGTTGGGCAGGTAGAGGACCCCGGCCACGTACCCGTCGGCGGCAGCCTGTACCGGGCTTCCCGGGGCGGGGCCCTGGATCACCTGGAAAGGCCCTTCCTGCCCATAGGGCACCAGGATTCTGCCTCCGGGCACGGGAAAGGCCAGCCGGCCCACGGTGGCGGGCAAGGGGGGAGGGGGTACCACCACGCTGGCCTGGCGGGGTGAGGGTGGGGTGGCCGCCTGGCGGCGCTCGGCCTCCTGCCTCCTCCTCTCCTCCTCCCGCCTTCGCCGCTCCTCCTCCTGGCGCTTAAGCTCCAAGAGGCGTTGCCGTTCCGCCAGCACCCTGGCCTGGAGGGCGGCCAGCTGGGCTTGCAGGCGTTGCCGTTCCGTCAGGGCATCCCGGAGAAGGGCCCTTTTGCCCTGCGCCTCCTGCCTTAGGCTGGCGAGGGTGGCCTCCAGCTCCCCCTTTTGCCCCTCGAGGGCCCTTTGGGTTTGGCCCAGGGCCTTCTCCTTGGCGGTGAGGTCGGCGAGGAGGAGGCCTAAGCGCTCCCGCTCTTCCCTTAGGGCCTTCAAGGTGGCCTGAAGGGTACGGACCAGCTCCGCATCCCGCTCCGAGATGTACCCCACCCAGCGGGCCCGCACCGCCAGGTCGGTGAAGGACTGGGCCCGGAGGAGGGGGAGGTAGCGGCCGGCCCTTTCCCGGTGCAGGCTTCGCATCAGGGCCTGGAGCCGCTCCTTTAGGCTTCCCAGGTCCCTTTCCAGCTTGGCGATACGCCCTTCCGTCTGGCCGATTTCCTCCTTCAACTGGGCGATCTGCCGGCTTAAGGCGGCGCGCTCCTTCTCCAATCGGGCGATCTCCCCCTCGAGGCGGGCTTTCTCCTTAAGCAGGTTCTCCACCCGGGTGGATAGGCGGGCAAGCTCCTGGTTTAGGAGGCGGATTCGCTTTTGGCTTTGCTCCTCCAGGGCCTTGGCCTGGCTCAGCTGGTCTTCCAGGTTGCGCACGGTGCGCTCCTGGGCAGGCACGTTCTGGGCCAAGACCCCTAGCAGGAAGCCTTGGCTTAGAACCAAGGGGAGGAGGATCCAGCGGAAGCCCATCCTAGACTTCCCTCAGATAGGCCCGGGTGGCCATGAAGGCCCCACCGGCCCCCAGGACCACCGCCAGGGCCAGGACCATGAGCCCCGTCTGTGAGAGGTCCTTGACCCCCAGCACGGGCAGAAAGGGAAGGAGCCCCTGGAGGGCCTGGGCCAGGCCCCGGTACAGGAGGCTGCCGAAAGCCACCGCCAGGAGGCTGGCCCCTAGGGTGAGCAGGATCCCTTCCACCACGAAGGGAGCCTGGATAAACCGCCGGGTGGCCCCCACCAGGAGCATGATGCCCAGGGCTTCCTTCCGGCTTTCCAGGGATAGGCGTATGGAGCCCATGACGCTGAAGAAGGTGTTGAGGAGAAGAAGGC encodes the following:
- a CDS encoding S41 family peptidase — its product is MKKRAWFIAGLGVVLALVYAQLPRPQAENLLQNPNGQALLEVYQRIQQDYLENLPRDKLNALLEGAIGGMVSALKDPFTSYSPPQRASVRQEDLRGEFFGIGATLSPANPDGTGAKIEGVMKGLPAQRAGMRAGDVILEVDGEDVTGLPLLEVVARIRGREGTKVTIKVRREGTPAPLVFELIREKVEIISVSTGRIGDVGYVALETFGNFKVEDQLKKAIDGLKAQGIRKLIFDLRDNGGGLLDQGCAVASAFLKEGPIVYTRTKNLTRVWCEASGKPLWDGPMVVLVNGNSASASEIVAGALQDYGRAKVIGEKTFGKGVGQTPYTLANGGELTLVTFEWLTPKRRAINKEGLKPDIEVKDTRFPTPFSLQGAGAPPGAEVTVTLNGKTVKVKADAEGKFTYAEPQRQRPLPEERGQAVLNLEEDAILKRALEELNATR
- the ftsE gene encoding cell division ATP-binding protein FtsE, with protein sequence MIAFHRVGLEYPRTGTKALYNVSLEVKKGEFVYVVGHSGAGKSTLLSLILRRLLPTQGTVYFGGQNLKLLKGDQVALHRRRIGMVFQDHRLLSDMTVEENLAFVLRVQGVPPKEWGERIATALRRVGLSHKKRAFPEELSVGEAQRVAIARALLLDPPVILADEPTGNLDLENALQVLDILKAAHGRGATVLVATHSRELLEAYPARVVVLKAGQVVRDERPGEGGSIRVRESPDRGGKEGV
- the hpf gene encoding ribosome hibernation-promoting factor, HPF/YfiA family; amino-acid sequence: MNVYKLIGRNLEITDAIRDYVERKLSRLDRYQNGELMAKVVLSLAGSNHVARKAKAEVQVDLPGGLVRVEEEDPDLYAAIDRMVDRLETQLKRYKERRFVGKRHTYQGPPPPEVRDLEALRKPEEEEGPKIVRVKRFEMKPMDPEEAAFQMEALGHDFFVFRNAKTDEINVIYRRKDGNYGLIEPA
- a CDS encoding murein hydrolase activator EnvC family protein — translated: MGFRWILLPLVLSQGFLLGVLAQNVPAQERTVRNLEDQLSQAKALEEQSQKRIRLLNQELARLSTRVENLLKEKARLEGEIARLEKERAALSRQIAQLKEEIGQTEGRIAKLERDLGSLKERLQALMRSLHRERAGRYLPLLRAQSFTDLAVRARWVGYISERDAELVRTLQATLKALREERERLGLLLADLTAKEKALGQTQRALEGQKGELEATLASLRQEAQGKRALLRDALTERQRLQAQLAALQARVLAERQRLLELKRQEEERRRREEERRRQEAERRQAATPPSPRQASVVVPPPPLPATVGRLAFPVPGGRILVPYGQEGPFQVIQGPAPGSPVQAAADGYVAGVLYLPNLGYTVMLVHTETLSTVYTNLQEPLVQEGQRVQKGQLLGYTGGGLLIRPEEVEFRVAVRLGGETRFVDPSAYY